In Aethina tumida isolate Nest 87 chromosome 2, icAetTumi1.1, whole genome shotgun sequence, the DNA window TTTGTCATCAAGGAAATTGAAATTGGGAATGCTTTTCACTTCCACTTGGACATATACAGATTTACTTGTATGCTGTTCATTGTACTCCAGTTCAGCTTCTGCTAGAGCAGTCCTACAAatagtatgttaaaaaaatttatttgaattaaagatGTTATTATTACCCTGAAGAGGGAGACCAATATATAGGTTTAACATCTCTGTATATTAAACCTTTATCATACATGTTGTAAAACATTCTCAgttcatttttaacatattctgGACTCAAAGTTCTATAATGATTTGTCCAATCTCCCAATATACCCCATGATTTAAAAGTATTCATTTGTTTCTCCACAGTTTTTACAGCAAATTCTTGAGCTgttggttttattattattattattataattattttgttaatacaattacaattttatttacctttCTTTCTAATTTGAATAGGGTCCAATTTTTTTGAGTTTGATAAAGCTTTTAGTTCTATAGGTAACCCATGGCAGTCCCAACCAGGTATGTAATGGATTTTGTTcccttttaatatattgtatctTAGAATTGTGTCTTTTAATATCTACAAagttaatatatatgaaaatttataataatattaaatgactATACTTACTTTATTCAAGGCATGTCCCATGTGTAAATCACCATTTGCATAAGGGGGACCATCATGTagtatatattctttatttgataaattgtcCATTTGCCATTTATAGAAATCCTCAGAGTTTGTCACCTatgaagtttaattttataactcaaaATTAAAGACAATGATTGACTTACCTTGTTCAGTTTTTCATctctttcaagtaatttattattttccaatcTCAACGGAAAACTGGTTTTTGGTAATAACACGGTGTTTGAGTATAGTTTCTTTTTGGACGTATTTGTACAGTAATGTACTTTTTGAATGTAACCCtttctaattagttttaaaatcattttatatttatttaccaattTCACAATAAATCTCAGGTTATGTTGTTTTTCATAGGTTATTCTTCTTCttcacatattaaataatcgaaAACATTTGTtacgtaaaaaattgaattactatttttacttcgattattgatttaatcttaatttaatctCGTACataaataacagttttaaatatgcaaaaataaaacaatatatagcacatagttaatttatttataacataacttatatacattgatatatttaatgctgaagtttaaaaaaaaaatggatgtTACTACATTTAAACTATGAATAACTAGAGCACAGCAGTTTAAATATTGCCGGGGAATGTACCTTCCTCCCTCTGGCCATCCCACTTTTCAATCCAAGCGTTGGGGCAGACAGAGTGGAAGACCTTGCTGAAGTATTCACATGGCTTGTAGTTTTCACCCCTGACCTTCTGGCAGCGATAATAGT includes these proteins:
- the LOC109598716 gene encoding cytochrome c oxidase subunit 6B2 isoform X2 — translated: MPAAIRAEEIKTAPFDPRFPNTNQTRYCYQSYVDYYRCQKVRGENYKPCEYFSKVFHSVCPNAWIEKWDGQREEGTFPGNI